A genomic segment from Diceros bicornis minor isolate mBicDic1 chromosome 5, mDicBic1.mat.cur, whole genome shotgun sequence encodes:
- the KLHL25 gene encoding kelch-like protein 25, whose translation MSVSVHETRKSRGSTGSMNITLFHKASHPDCVLAHLNTLRKHRMFTDVTLWAGDRAFPCHRAVLAASSRYFEAMFSHGLRESRDDTVNFQDNLHPEVLELLLDFAYSSRIVINEENAESLLEAGDMLQFHDVRDAAAEFLEKNLFPSNCLGMMLLSDAHQCRRLYEFSWRMCLVHFETVRQSEDFNSLSKDTLLDLVSSDELETEDERVVFEAILQWVKHDLELRRAHLPDLLRSVRLALLPSDCLKEAVSDEALLMADERTKLLIDEALRCKTKILQNDGVVTSPCARPRKAGHTLLILGGQTFMCDKIYQVDHKAKEIIPKADLPSPRKEFSASAIGCKVYVTGGRGSENGVSKDVWVYDTVHEEWSKAAPMLIARFGHGSAELENCLYVVGGHTSLAGVFPASPSVSLKQVEKYDPGANKWTMVAPLRDGVSNAAVVSARLKLFVFGGTSIHRDMVSKVQCYDPSENRWTIKAECPQPWRYTAAAVLGSQIFIMGGDTEFTAASAYRFDCETNQWTRIGDMTAKRMSCHALASGNKLYVVGGYFGTQRCKTLDCYDPTSDTWNCITTVPYSLIPTAFVSTWKHLPA comes from the coding sequence ATGTCGGTCAGCGTCCACGAGACCCGCAAGTCGCGGGGCAGCACGGGCTCCATGAACATCACCCTCTTCCACAAGGCCTCGCACCCCGACTGTGTGCTGGCCCACCTCAACACGCTGCGCAAGCACCGCATGTTCACGGACGTCACACTCTGGGCAGGCGACCGCGCCTTCCCCTGTCACCGTGCCGTGCTGGCCGCCTCCAGCCGCTACTTCGAGGCCATGTTCAGCCACGGCCTGCGGGAGAGCCGGGACGACACGGTCAACTTCCAGGATAACCTGCACCCTGAGGTGCTGGAGCTGCTGTTGGACTTCGCCTACTCGTCCCGCATCGTCATCAACGAGGAGAACGCCGAGTCCCTGCTGGAGGCGGGCGACATGCTGCAGTTCCACGACGTGCGGGACGCCGCCGCTGAGTTCCTGGAGAAGAACCTCTTCCCCTCCAACTGCCTGGGCATGATGCTGCTGTCCGACGCGCACCAGTGTCGCCGGCTCTACGAGTTCTCCTGGCGCATGTGCCTGGTGCACTTCGAGACGGTGCGGCAGAGCGAGGACTTCAACAGCCTGTCCAAGGACACCCTGCTGGACCTCGTCTCCAGTGACGAGCTGGAGACGGAGGACGAGCGGGTGGTCTTTGAGGCCATCCTGCAGTGGGTGAAGCACGACCTTGAGCTTCGCAGGGCCCACCTGCCCGACCTCCTCCGGAGCGTGCGGCTGGCCCTGCTGCCGTCCGACTGCCTGAAGGAGGCCGTCTCCGACGAGGCCCTGCTCATGGCAGACGAGCGCACCAAGCTGCTCATAGACGAGGCGCTGCGCTGCAAGACTAAGATCCTGCAGAACGATGGGGTGGTCACCAGCCCCTGCGCCCGGCCGCGCAAGGCGGGCCACACGCTGCTCATCCTGGGGGGCCAGACCTTCATGTGCGACAAGATCTACCAGGTGGACCACAAGGCCAAGGAGATCATCCCCAAGGCGGACCTGCCCAGCCCCCGGAAGGAGTTCAGCGCTTCGGCGATTGGCTGCAAAGTCTACgtgaccgggggccggggctccGAGAACGGGGTCTCCAAGGACGTGTGGGTGTACGACACTGTCCACGAGGAGTGGTCCAAGGCGGCGCCAATGCTGATCGCCCGCTTCGGCCACGGCTCGGCCGAGCTGGAGAACTGCCTCTACGTGGTCGGGGGACACACGTCCCTGGCAGGCGTCTTCCCGGCCTCCCCTTCTGTCTCCCTGAAGCAGGTGGAGAAGTACGACCCTGGGGCTAACAAGTGGACGATGGTGGCCCCATTGAGGGACGGCGTCAGCAATGCTGCCGTGGTGAGCGCCAGGCTGAAGCTCTTTGTTTTCGGGGGGACCAGCATCCACCGGGACATGGTGTCCAAAGTCCAGTGCTATGACCCCTCAGAGAACCGGTGGACGATCAAGGCCGAGTGTCCCCAGCCCTGGCGGTACACAGCCGCTGCCGTGCTGGGCAGCCAGATCTTCATCATGGGAGGTGACACGGAATTCACGGCTGCCTCGGCCTACCGCTTCGACTGCGAGACCAACCAGTGGACGCGGATCGGGGACATGACCGCCAAACGCATGTCCTGCCATGCCCTGGCCTCGGGTAACAAGCTGTATGTGGTGGGGGGCTACTTCGGGACCCAGAGGTGTAAGACCCTGGACTGCTATGACCCTACCTCGGACACGTGGAACTGCATCACCACGGTGCCCTACTCGCTCATCCCCACGGCCTTCGTCAGCACCTGGAAGCACCTGCCCGCCTGA